The sequence CGGACGCGGACCGCGCCATCATCCCCAGCTCCACCTTCCGCACGCTGTACGGACCCACGCGCGTGAGCCACCTGATGGTGAAGCCGCGCGACCCCGCCCGCGCCGAGCAGGTGAAGGCGCGCATCTACGAGGTGCTGGGCAGCCGCTACAAGTTCGACCCGAAGGACAAGCACGCCATCGACATGTGGGACATCATCGAGGACGGCCGCACCAGCCGGCTCATCGGCCAGGGCATCCAGATCTTCCTGGGCGTCGTCGGCGCGCTCACGCTGCTGGTGGCTGGCGTGGGCGTGGCGAACATCATGTACGTGGTGGTCCGCGAGCGCACGCGTGAGATCGGGATCAAGCTGGCGGTGGGCGCGCGCAAGCGGCACATCATGCAGCAGTTCGTGTTCGAGGCGCTGGCCATCGCGCTCACCGGCGGCCTCATCGGGCTCGCGTTCTCGGCCGCGGTGGTGTACGGGGTCGACAACCTGCCCACGCAGGGCAACATGGCGGCAGAGTTCCTGATGCACCCGCGGCTCTCTTGGCCAATCGCCCTGCTCACCGTGGGCATCCTGGCCGCCATTGGCCTTCTCGCCGGCCTCTTCCCCGCCCGCAAGGCCGCCAGCCTCGACCCGGTGGAATCGCTCCGCTACGAGTAGCCGCAGGCCGATCGATGGATGCGAGAGAGGCCGGACA comes from Longimicrobiaceae bacterium and encodes:
- a CDS encoding ABC transporter permease, yielding MWKILLEEFWGDLRTQKTRALLTMFAITWGTIAVVLLLSFGEGLKRAVVRGLNGAAAPMFMIYGGETSTPFEGLPRGRDVSLHEEDLDLLKRSIDEVEMVSVSYGHNQTKLKAGKISTTTMMEGVDPSFEELRRMYPAAGGRFLDPRDVAEKRRVVFLGDSISLLLFPDGKAVGRTLLLDGVPFTVVGTLKGKLQTSSNNGPDADRAIIPSSTFRTLYGPTRVSHLMVKPRDPARAEQVKARIYEVLGSRYKFDPKDKHAIDMWDIIEDGRTSRLIGQGIQIFLGVVGALTLLVAGVGVANIMYVVVRERTREIGIKLAVGARKRHIMQQFVFEALAIALTGGLIGLAFSAAVVYGVDNLPTQGNMAAEFLMHPRLSWPIALLTVGILAAIGLLAGLFPARKAASLDPVESLRYE